tgatggctCACGGCAtttgtggcccaattagatgagTCGTGGCCCCTGCCCATGGGCTGATGGGctgtagaggagtcaccacccctgtagcaACTAGAAGTACCCACCTAACTAGAAGATATGTTCTAGCCAAATGGGGCACCTGTATCGATCCTGGTAAGACTgtcttttatttgaaaaaggGTAACAATTTGGGCAGTCTTAttacatcacatttttgtttggcatatttcagtatttaagCACTTACGGCGTGAACTTTTTTGTATTACATATCGGTAGAGAAgtttaaattatattgaaattgtttttcaatttaatattagaTACAAGAAAATATATCCATGTTTATTTATATAGGaagtattactgtattatgagACTTCGTAGCGGAAAACTTGCAAGACTTGGCACAACGCACAATCCTATAAGAACAAAGAGAACCATGTCCAGGTCCATGACCCACTACAAAGCAAGAAGTGATATATACCCAAACTCtgataaaaaaagatttaaaattcCGGACAGCAAAGTGTCCTGGAAAGTGGACTATCCGGACTATAAACCAGACGAGTTTACGGCCCCAGTTGTGAAGAAAGGGCCAATTTGGGCAGACCCCGACATTTCTGATAAGAATCCACGTAAGCCCATCAAATTCAATCAAAAGGACGGACTGGTTAACAGAATAAGTTTTGAAGGATCATATGAACTTGTGGATAATAAACCAATTAACCCTAGAGGGAGAACAGGGCTTACAGGGAGGGGTTTGTTGGGTAAATGGGGTCCAAATCATGCCGCTGACCCAATCGTTACTAGATGGCGTCGGGATAAAAATGGAGACGTGTTGAAAGATGAAAACACAGGAAGACCAATATTGCAGTTTGTGGCAGTGTTGCGAAAAGATAATGGTGAATGGGCTATACCTGGTGGTATGGTAGATGCTGGAGAAAAAGTTTCTTTAACGCTGAAAAGAGAATTTGGTGAAGAGGCACTCAATTCGCTGAAATATTCTGAAAAAGACAAAAAAGCACTAGAAAAGTCGTTTTCAAATCTATTTTCAAAGGGCCATGAGATATATAGCGGTTATGTTGATGATCCAAGGAATACAGATAATGCATGGATGGAAACTACAGCAGTGAATTTTCACGACAAGGATGGAACAAGTTTTGCAAAAATGCCATTAGAAGGGGGAGATGACGCAAGGTCTGCACGATGGATGGATGTTTCTTCAAGTCTTAAATTATATGCTAGTCACTCTTCATTTTTGAAGTCAACTGCTGAGTATCACAAAGCGCACTGGtgattttgaagaaaaaaaagtcGAATTGCTGTTTTCGATTTTCAAACCAGCATCAACAGGTTTCACGATACCTACTTAGTAGCTTATGCACTTGATCTAATCCTATAAATAAACATGTGATACATTATCTTTTGTTGGCCCCATTTTCTCTTATTGGTAAAGAAAACATTATCAAACTCCAAATATATGTGATATTTTTCGGTTCGGACTTGAATATAATGTGTATGTGTACTTGAATATATGTGTATTAtctcaataaattaaaatgtcATAGAGTGCAGTAGACCTGTTGCTCAATTAATAACAAGTAAAACGTCAAACATGATTGGTCTTTACATGTAGAAATATACCAGATATATTTCACAGAATATGTTATTGTCAACTGTATGCTTCAATAATCACTGATCAATCAATCCATTTATTATGTTCGAAGCATGCCTACCTACctttatgatatttttgaaatggggATATCTAAATATTGTCCATACTATATAAAACGCCACTGTTTGTGTATTACCTGAAACTTAgcacaatttattattaaagaacAAAACACTTTTTTCTTCATTCActatatgtaaatttttttatatctcaCCAAATTGAGAGCAACTCCGCCACAGAATTGGGTACCTATATCTGCAaaaattttctgattatatCAATGACGATATCCTTAGTTACGGGATAATTCaagagaaataattttttcattccaaaatgttatttttttggcCGCTTATATGCTATTATGACATGGTAAATGAACTCATTTTGTCTATATGTAACACGGTGTCTAAGCATCCATGTTCTGCATGACTCATAGTACATTTATTATACATTTTGTGCTAATTTTCTTGACCACACCTATACGTTTTATTTTACGAAGGTCAACTACctatattttacagtatttttAACAGCTATATAGACAAATTTTTGGCAGAAAATGTCactaaattttatcaaataagGTGTTAGTTGTTCCGATAGAATAATTCTAAACAGgataaagaaaaaaatcttcTCAATGTTGCTTATATTTTGTCAGGTTTATGAGACTACTGTTAGTCTATATATCCATCTTTTATTTGTTCCCATTTGCTGTGTAGCCTACATAGATTTTATATAACCATTTAttcttatataattttatatcatttaacATATAAAGATGTAATTGAAGTTTTCACTAATTGCTTTCATTATTGTAGTACAACAATGTTTGCCCTATGTATAGTTCGTAATAAAGGTGGCATTTGACATAACATTCACGcatgatattgttattaatataatcagaaaattgatttgttaacaatttttttaaatgttgctATTTGTCATGCATACCGTATAATTATATCCATATTATTTTGAACGTTAggtaatttttttctcattttttttcttttctaaggGGGTAAATTTCggtttttgatataattttgaCAATAATATAATTTGTTGATTCATTAAGTCGTTTTCATGCAATGCAGCAAATTGATATGAGTCTAAGTACTGGTAATTTCACACTAAATTCGTACTAATTCGCCCTTGCAAAGTCGCATCTATATCATCAATTATTCTATGAGTCTATTACCAACATAAAAAATCAATTTGCTTCGTCAACCCTGAGTGTTTTTTCAAGGTGAAAATTGAGcacaaattatttcaatttaatagaTATGTAGCTTCTCTATGTTACTTAGATTATATGTATAATGTAATTGTTACCATATTAATCACAACTTCAATATACTTCATAGTATACTATtcgcaaaaatttatttttttcgacTAACGTGTATTAACATTGTGATCGTATTTTATATAGTTCTATATTCTTTAATAAATATATGTGGCATCAGTAAAACTTCGAGGATTTCTttcataaaagaagaaaaataaatgaTGTCTTCCCGGTCATTATGGATGGGTGATGTGAGTTTTATGTACCTACTTTACTCACTCcaagatattttgaattgcCAGGTGTCTTTCTTGTTCGACATTACTTACCCATTTATTACACCCAAGATGGGGTGGGAAGCATGTGATTTGAAAGTATAACCTTTGCGACGCAAAGGAATTGGAATTGTTCACACTTTtcagattaactaaactaaaaattcGTTTCGCGTGCACACCATTAAAAGTTGGCCCTTTTCGTGGGCCGCTCAATTTTTATCTGCGGGCTGCAGTTTGCACACCTTCGATCTACACCATTATTGCGCAATCGTCTGTACAACTTAATAGATGCtcatttttcaatgaaatagtaatatttttcaaagagCTATATTTTGAATTTGGTTTTGAATAACATTGAGTGTTGCTAGGGTTTTGATTTGTAACGTCCAAAACAAAATTTCCTTATTAACACGTTGGCTACGGTGGCATAGTATGAGTAAAAAGAGAAATATTCCTTTGTCTGTAAAAGCCCTATTGTGTTGtgataatatttcaatattatactTTGTGTTTGGAAGTGAAGCATATTATTTGCCGAACTAACCTAATATTATGAATAAATAGCTTCATCAATTTATATTCTAGCAAAGTAAAAATGCTCTGATTCCAAACATGTGGTATATTTTGGGTGTGGCATATCCCATGCTTAATCCCATTTTTTACTTTTAGCTGGAGCCATACATGGATGAAACGTTCGTAACCTACGTATTTCAAAGCATTAGCTCACAAGTTATCTCTGTGAAGACTATTAAAAGGTaaattttcttatatatatatggctaTTATCAATTATTTATAATAGCAATATTTGAAGATTGTTATGCTTCAGCAAACAATATTCTGCTAGTTTCTGACTATGTCTTTTTTTTCAGACGTGACAATGGACTTCCTGCCGGTTACTGTTTCATTGAATTCAGGACAGAGGAAGAGGCAGAAAGAGTTTTAAAAGCAGTGAATGGCAAAGAAATACCTGGAACAACCCCAGTgtgtctttttttttatttttttttacaagttACCGATTACGGTAGTTTCaattaaatcatattgagaaattcCATTGCGtataatacaaaattatttccatattttttaaatgccactttattaaaaaaaaatattgtgtcAGTATATAAGCAATGACAAtgtaattatttcatttgtttaGACAAGAAGATTCAGATTGAACAGAGCACAAGGTGGAAAGAACTGGGACATTGGGTAAATCTATTAGTACATTTTTTCGAATTCTTTTTGGCTTGCAAGATTTTGATTATTGATGACTTACAGAAGTTACAAAATTTCTTAAAATCTAGTTCCTATGTAAGTGCCCAGCAATACTCATGTATATAGAAATTCCCTCACAGGATTCAGGCGAGTGGCTTATCGTGCTAACTGCCAAGCATTATTTCTACTCCAATTGCCCTGCATGAGTTTGAAGTTTCGAATCCCATAAAGacaattatgtgcaagaggattgctgaacttcACGTCGCCaaagggtggttcacgtaacccctggtcggttatggctttctTCGCTAACAAGACCGTGCATCCGAAACAAATatctggttaactaatcccatatccgacatggtcTGGTAACCGGACTAGAAGCTGTGATTCGTCATTTGATTAAGCTGTCTTGTCAGCTTTCCTctctcaggataaatatgttgAATGTCCTGTCTTATCCCTCAAACCTATGCAATGTAATCAGGCTTTGTGATGGTAATTATGGTCCCAATGTCTGGTGGGGATCACAAGCCTATGATATatgaaagaaatattttcagtttggCTTGGCACTATTTTGGACCCCTGACTGTACTAAATCATTATTTTTGGTTTCAGTCcatcattttccatatttgTTGGTGATTTGGACACTGTAGTAACAGATGACAGACTGGaagatttttttcttaaaaaatacaGAAGCGTAAAAGGCGGAAAAGTTATGTATGATGAAAGCGGAGATTCAAGGTATGACTAGATACTTAAATTTCATTCGAAAAACTGTGAGCAAACCAGAAACAGGGTCACATGACTTGATTAACCAACttcattaaatattcaaaacgaaATAAATGATGGAATACTTGTCTTATGTACAATATTCTAGTAAATTTCTATGAATATATGTTCATACATATCtcttaatattataatataggATATTTTACTTTGGATAGgataacaaagaaaataaacaACTCAAGTACATCATAGCAGTGTTGCGGATGCTTTGGTCATTAACCTAAAATTATTTAGGCTACAGGCACCATTTATTGAAGACTCGGAAGTGACTCATGTCACATAAATCGAATGATGCAAACACTTCATCATCTAGCTGCCAGTGAGTCGTAACCCATGGAATGACTCTACTCTAGACTCAGATGACCTGTGGCACTGGGTTTAGGGCAGGATCGTGCAACAGGTGGGGCCAGAGAGTCACAACCCGGCCTGACAAGACATTTAATATGGCctttgtcaacactcagattttccccatcaagcataaaatcccaATCTGACAGTTTGTTTAAAAAGGCactcacatgggtaaaaattcatattatttttttcttttgtcaCTGCCTTAAATCTTTCTTTGTTTTGCACGGTGCCTTTACTACGGTAAGGCCTTAAGCGATAGTTGCATTTTTCCTCTTGCCTACTTGCGGTGCTCTGGTTTTCGCTAATGTATTTCATCAGTTAAGGGTTGCTACAGACAACCTCTGTTGAACCTGATTTTACCAAACAATGCAAGAAATCGAAATTTCGAGTGTTCAAAGGTTAAATAGATAAAATTTCACATTGTGAgaattttttgatttaattcaatttagaatttacaaaataaactttttgtgTAGCCCAGTTAGATTATGGCCCTCCAACAAGAAATATTTTACCTCCCGATTTAGGGACTTCTACCTAACACTACATAATAGTATTCTATTCTGATACATcttcaaatattgttttcaGGGGTTATGGTTTTGTCAGATTTGGAGATGAAGCTGAACAGAAGAGAGCATTGTTAGAAATGCAAGGTGCAGTAGGCCTTGGTACCAGAGCTATTAAAGTCAGTCATGCAACTCCAAAAAAGTGAGTACATAGCCGGGTATGGATTATGGGCCCACTtaagacaaaaaaatattataatttttaatttgggaatttttttatttacaaagcatttaaagttattgaataattgttttcattttattaatattcaataaacatttTCGTCGTgtcaattaaaatagaaaaacaattGGCATTCTTGATATCTAGGTACATTTCAATTCTTTTGCTTATATTATATCCCAAAATGGTTTAGtattaaaaaaatacagaatttGCTAATTTTACTTCCTTGTTTGTTAACCTACTGAACCCCTTTGTTCTAGCAAAACAACAGATCAAACGAGCACAACACAATCATATTCAACTTCTAGTCAATGGTGGCAGCAATACCAAGATTATAACCAATATTACCAACAATACTATAATTATTATAACTACCAACAGGTAAAGTAGATAATGAGaagtgaaaaaatattatggtatatataattattatatatcaGTATCCTTTGGAAGAGCTAGTATGAAATACACAATGTGATATTTCTAATAGATCAGtcatcagtggttctcaaactttttcagtcgccctttttagaatttgtcaagtctcgcccTCGCGTCCCACCTCGAAAATAATTATCTAACAATAAGCTATaaatagtaaggcgaaagtatattttcaaaaaatatgtggataaaatgtaaatatccagaaTAAAGAAATGTAGATATCGGAAATAAAGCGGGCAAGATCGAAtctaacaataaaatttatttttaattagcttcacgttCCCTCAAAAAGTTGTCGCAGCCCCCTTGTGGGGCGTGCCCCACCGTTTGAGGACCACTGTAATAGATTAGATTTGATTTGTCAGGTGTTACTCAATGTTTTTTCGATAATTGAATACACCATTTTTACTTTAAATTCAGcagcagcaacaacaacaacagcagcaACAACAAAATTATTACACAACAGCGCAACAGTCTCAACAATACTCAGCACAAACTGCCACATCTCCTGCATATCAAAATAAAAGATCTGATAAATTCGAAGGTAAGATTCAGATTCCTGCTGCAAATTCATTAAATGTAAAGGATTTTTGGTTCTCATGTGAACCACCTCGCTCTGAGTGTAAAAGATTGTGTAAGATTTCAGTTCTTTCCAAAAATGGTAGCAAATTACATATCAGTGGTAGTTTGTACAGGACATCATTGTGGGTGGAGGTGTTATAAAATGCCATAAAAGAAATTgcttgttgttttttaaaaatccaGTCTGATTATCAGGTTTACCTTTTTTCTGTGACTACTGTTTTGAAGTTGATTCATGTATTGATATAATTCAAACACATTTAGACGATAAAAATTTCTGCCCCCAAGTGTAGTTAGTctagcacagtggttcccaaccgccggtccgcggaccgatgccggtccgcgaagcttttttgccggtccgtgagaaatttcgttattttgtttttttatgccgtctcaacCGCTTTACCGTAGACAGAGTTGCGTTGGCTCATTACGCAATTCTCTTctgccgtcatattgcgacgtctttcgcgacatgttGGCGCCGTCTTACGCGACATGTTGGCGCCGATCACTCACATTCTTCGCTTTTCcagctccgattcatcgcgaatgcgctccatcaaatctcgcaaaattAGGAAGCCTAAAAATCGGcccgcgtgctttttctgttctgcgtgcttttcttaattaatatgaccatccatataaaacgtaaTGGATATATCCTTGTTCAAactagaaaacagtcaagaacagtgTAAtaatccagtaagatatgaacttgttgcgaccccacAGGTGGTCACGAAACACGCAAAAAAAGGatgggccgcagagatcttttccagacacagtaggattttgagcttgtcgccaagttatcgacgactttgtcattgtaatgcaaattcatttcgtttgacgCGTCGATTAACTGCGGAAGGATTATGATGAAcccaatgaaaaaataaaggattaaaaaagaattacttATCACACATTttagatatctcttgataacgaatacccatcgccaagtaatcgagcaatcaaactgttgtccggattttcagccagttactgcgttatgcgaaaaaacaatttcatcactagattcaattaaaacgaagcaaagaaatcggctACACGCGGCTGCAGAGCTATACGTATTGCAAAAACTTCTtgtgaggcctcgtttgcaatcttgtatcggaaacgaaacagcagcaaaattcccACAGGAGTTAATTGTGCATGTTTTTAATGTGAGAATTTTTtgcgtgcctttcttacgcataatgggtgcccagcactgcatttcattacgcaaatatatggtattattttatgttccacccatttttaatattttgtcggcacattatttgatagttattCTCCGTGTGAAAGGTTTTAAAGTGTgtttttttgtctagaagcatattgagtgcccgacattgcattattttacgcaaatatatgttattctttccAGCGTTAcggccatttcaattttttccggtccgcgagtacatttaatctaattttaccggtccgccagggtagaaaggttgggaaccgctggtctaGCATATTCATGTCTACTGCCCCACGAATCTGTAACAACTATGGTAGGCTATGTACCACCAGAAATTCAAAACATTTGTTCATGTAATTCTCTAATCATATAGAATTATCATTCTTTATGTGCTTCATTTTACCTATGCCCACTTTGCCATCATctgaaaatttcatctttaGATCCTGGAGGATCGATCAACATTGCAGTCGAGAATGCAATTTATATGGCTGAACATTCAGGATTTATTGATGATTTTGTGGATTGTCATTGGCAACCTCTAGACACAATCACATCAAAGATACCAGAATTGACTACAACGTGACATACTCTGCAAAGACTGAGCTACTTTACATGCACTGTTATGTCCTGATATAGTGACTTCGGTTATGAGCCAATGACAGAGAATCATTAAAATATCTGTTTTAAGCTTTGGTTCAGGAGGGATAGTTGATTTGATTTAGTTCACAAAGTTTGTGCATTGCACTTTTATGATAGTgcttatttgatttattggtAAGGCGATTCAAAATACATCTTGATGGGTTTAAAATGTTGAATGTTTTGGTAATATATACAGATAAAAGGAGAAAGCTGTCAGAGCATATGTCGCACCGGTGGGTTTTCTGTTACTACTACACCTCCTCGtggcatttattttgttatgtcGAATTGTTCAATAAGCTACACATGAAATTTTCTCGGAAgagtaaaaataacatataaaattgtaaatctaGCGTGTGAAGCGCGTTGTGGTGTGTAGATAGCAACTTTTTACGAGTGAAACTTCAAAACACTTTCTTATCATAATGTTCTGCAGATGCCTACATGCAAATACTGTAAACAATTAGAATCTTCAAAACTCGTTTGGTGCGCCCTCCAGCATAATATACATAACATATCAACTTTATATGATAAACATATCACAACAGAGATCGACTAGAAAAATGATCAGCATTCTGCCGTTGAGTTGTATCGCAATGTGTCATGGAGACCATCTACCGTCCGGAAAACTATTACAGCGATAACCCGGCCACTATAGTTGGCAGCTACGAACCGGGTAAATTCGAAAGCACGGCACACAATGTACGAGCTCGCTAAAAAACCTTTATAACttgtatttgtttcaaaatgttttgttttcaaaagtTCGTTGTTAGCAGGAAATGAACTGTCGTAACCTGATACGAGTGAtaattgataaataattttttcgtCCGAAAATTTAGAACGGTAACTCGGAATAACTTAGGGCGGGCTGGTCCAATGTTGCGAGATTGAAGGGTAgcaaaaaacttttgaggagaaaaaaataaaagtgctCATAATAttgcgagtttacttactttaattGTATTGAGAATGACAGTTTATCGTTCTAATCAGCATATTGTTATGTTGCATAAGtggcgttttttttattttaaggaaGATACATAAAGCATTGagttatttcaaaattgcttcTCTGTGTCCTAAACCTGTGTCAATTTATTTATGTGTTGTATTGGGTGGTAACTGACTCAGATGACCGTAAATAGTCGTATCGTCAATATTCGTTACCTCCCAGTCATAACGAAAACTTTTgtttcacttatttttttttattatattgttttctggttgaagaaatattaaattttctcTCTCTCTAGTTAGAGCTGagcatttcaaatcgaatagtaaattattcgaatcggttctggcaaaaatttcgaatcgccgtcatcttgtttaatttaatattcCGCCAATGGTCAAAATgaattcctcaatttttttcattgaggCCAAATTTTTACAATGAAATTAGATCAGGGTGGTACAAACCCTGGCACATTCCGTGTGacccgcagaacaattttagcctACTAAACTAAGATAAACCATTGGCcacagatatttgtatttactggcagaaaatttttgatttttctccagctattccaactgggattGGGATTCCGAGATTTAAACacttttcctaatcccgatgacGGGAATgatatttgttaaaatcacgaaatttcaaaattgtacctatctataaacgtcaagacggtaGCAATATGATGGATGGATGTCCTGTGATCGGATGAGATCGCGCGTCCATACGCCGCTGGCGCTACCATACGCGCCGGTACATGTCGCGACAGCCCTACAAGCGCTTCTTTGTCTAGAAATGTTCAAGCGATGACAAGTGAAAGATGAGATGAATTGCGGCACATTTTTGAATTGCAGTTGATGAAatatgtttcttattgtgtgtgaacatTCAGcaaactgtctgagtgatggattttatgttttcagtaatttatgtactTGCAATTATCAAACAGCACTATGACGCCGAAAAAGAAATTACGTAATAAACCTACGTAACTTCGTCTTCGGTAAAGTGGTTGAGACGGcagaaacaacaacaaaataaaattactcgcggaccggcggttgggaaccactgctgcATAAGGTACATCTGCTGCGCGATTAATGTTTTTACTTAGTATTTGCTTAGTAGAATATCTACGTAAAAATGCCCCCTTGGGGTTTTAAAATGCGTTCACTCGGCCGTTAACTGACATTTTTAGAGATTGTTGTTGAAATTTtatacttgtacgttattatttgaagttttattattttcaatttgaaaatatttattgaaataacaacaaaatttattgaaatattttacgattAATACGTTTCATCCTTTTTTTCGCCCTGGCcgaatggcgcccatggcacaaGACGTGGCTGCCATACCCTAGATACGTTACTGCTTAGTAGCAAATCAGAGCACGACTCGTGcgcatttttttctttttttgcgcAAAGCATACACGAACAGCTACCTCTCTTTTGTTTAGCCCGGTATTACCTGCTTCTACCAACTAGAGTATATAGAAAGCAAATATGCGGTCGCAGTATTTTTCACCAGAATGATTATTTTACCAGTATACaaatagaaaatataatttaaactaCGTAATGCACAGAGGGGGCTTTATCGAATGTACAGGGTTACCCGAAAACGGAactcataaatttattaaaatatagatAAAGTTTCAGAAATAAAGGACGATTTGTCTAAAAGGTATGTTCTCTCTAAAACATGTTCCAGATTACCTTCTTGATCACTCGCCCTGTAGTGAAAAATGgtcaatatatatttgtgaacCCATTATCTTTAATCCAAGTCTCGCTAAAGCCTTTCAGCCAATCGTAAATGTACAGACGTTGGAATATAATTTATGCTAAATAGCAATAATAATTTATGCTGAAaagcaataatatatatatattataggaTAGGACCTAATAATATAGATTATATTCATGACAGATCAACAGTAATAAATATAGAGTAAGCAAAAAGATGACAGCCGACGAAATATTGCAACGCCTGGGACCCACGGGATCTTATCAGAAAAGATTGATTTTTATCGTGCTCATATTTGCCTTCGCTAATGCATGGGCTCCATTATCTGTAATATTTACTCACTATGAACCGAATCATCATTGCAAAGTCAACCTAACTGAAGAGATGAAGGTATGATAACCAACTGTTAAATAGCATTGTCGCAAAGATATATATAAATCGTTGATGTTGCATTTTTAATGCAGGACACCGGTTGTTGACCGCCCCAAGGAATTTATCACGAGTAGAACAAATAGCGAAATTCGTGAATATGTGTAAGCAAAGATTTATTCTAATCGCGCTAAGTCATACTTGAAATATTGTGCAACAAGATTCTTGAATCCCTTAGAATAGTTATCTGATCTCTGTAACCCCAAGCTGATACTTACGTATACAACAtcattgttgaaaatattctgGTATGTCTCCAATACCAGATCAACCGCAGGCTATACTACCCTGTATGGTGGCCAGAGATACTCATTTAATAAGGCGGCTTTACGGTGATATATAATTGGATGCCAAATGTAAATGTACTTTATCATTTATTGCACCAATATTACCTACTAGTAGTAGAGTGATTAAGACAAATCAAATGTGTTTATATTTAAACAGAATAAATGCAA
This genomic interval from Styela clava chromosome 15, kaStyClav1.hap1.2, whole genome shotgun sequence contains the following:
- the LOC120333913 gene encoding ADP-ribose pyrophosphatase, mitochondrial-like isoform X1; the protein is MGHLYRSWKYYCIMRLRSGKLARLGTTHNPIRTKRTMSRSMTHYKARSDIYPNSDKKRFKIPDSKVSWKVDYPDYKPDEFTAPVVKKGPIWADPDISDKNPRKPIKFNQKDGLVNRISFEGSYELVDNKPINPRGRTGLTGRGLLGKWGPNHAADPIVTRWRRDKNGDVLKDENTGRPILQFVAVLRKDNGEWAIPGGMVDAGEKVSLTLKREFGEEALNSLKYSEKDKKALEKSFSNLFSKGHEIYSGYVDDPRNTDNAWMETTAVNFHDKDGTSFAKMPLEGGDDARSARWMDVSSSLKLYASHSSFLKSTAEYHKAHW
- the LOC120333913 gene encoding ADP-ribose pyrophosphatase, mitochondrial-like isoform X2, which encodes MVHILQEKYYCIMRLRSGKLARLGTTHNPIRTKRTMSRSMTHYKARSDIYPNSDKKRFKIPDSKVSWKVDYPDYKPDEFTAPVVKKGPIWADPDISDKNPRKPIKFNQKDGLVNRISFEGSYELVDNKPINPRGRTGLTGRGLLGKWGPNHAADPIVTRWRRDKNGDVLKDENTGRPILQFVAVLRKDNGEWAIPGGMVDAGEKVSLTLKREFGEEALNSLKYSEKDKKALEKSFSNLFSKGHEIYSGYVDDPRNTDNAWMETTAVNFHDKDGTSFAKMPLEGGDDARSARWMDVSSSLKLYASHSSFLKSTAEYHKAHW
- the LOC120333912 gene encoding tRNA selenocysteine 1-associated protein 1-like isoform X2; its protein translation is MMSSRSLWMGDLEPYMDETFVTYVFQSISSQVISVKTIKRRDNGLPAGYCFIEFRTEEEAERVLKAVNGKEIPGTTPTRRFRLNRAQGGKNWDIGPSFSIFVGDLDTVVTDDRLEDFFLKKYRSVKGGKVMYDESGDSRGYGFVRFGDEAEQKRALLEMQGAVGLGTRAIKVSHATPKNKTTDQTSTTQSYSTSSQWWQQYQDYNQYYQQYYNYYNYQQQQQQQQQQQQQNYYTTAQQSQQYSAQTATSPAYQNKRSDKFEDPGGSINIAVENAIYMAEHSGFIDDFVDCHWQPLDTITSKIPELTTT
- the LOC120333912 gene encoding tRNA selenocysteine 1-associated protein 1-like isoform X1, whose product is MMSSRSLWMGDLEPYMDETFVTYVFQSISSQVISVKTIKRRDNGLPAGYCFIEFRTEEEAERVLKAVNGKEIPGTTPTRRFRLNRAQGGKNWDIGPSFSIFVGDLDTVVTDDRLEDFFLKKYRSVKGGKVMYDESGDSRGYGFVRFGDEAEQKRALLEMQGAVGLGTRAIKVSHATPKNKTTDQTSTTQSYSTSSQWWQQYQDYNQYYQQYYNYYNYQQQQQQQQQQQQQQNYYTTAQQSQQYSAQTATSPAYQNKRSDKFEDPGGSINIAVENAIYMAEHSGFIDDFVDCHWQPLDTITSKIPELTTT
- the LOC120333912 gene encoding tRNA selenocysteine 1-associated protein 1-like isoform X3, translating into MMSSRSLWMGDLEPYMDETFVTYVFQSISSQVISVKTIKRRDNGLPAGYCFIEFRTEEEAERVLKAVNGKEIPGTTPTRRFRLNRAQGGKNWDIGPSFSIFVGDLDTVVTDDRLEDFFLKKYRSVKGGKVMYDESGDSRGYGFVRFGDEAEQKRALLEMQGAVGLGTRAIKVSHATPKNKTTDQTSTTQSYSTSSQWWQQYQDYNQYYQQYYNYYNYQQQQQQQQQQQQNYYTTAQQSQQYSAQTATSPAYQNKRSDKFEDPGGSINIAVENAIYMAEHSGFIDDFVDCHWQPLDTITSKIPELTTT
- the LOC120333912 gene encoding tRNA selenocysteine 1-associated protein 1-like isoform X4 codes for the protein MMSSRSLWMGDLEPYMDETFVTYVFQSISSQVISVKTIKRRDNGLPAGYCFIEFRTEEEAERVLKAVNGKEIPGTTPTRRFRLNRAQGGKNWDIGPSFSIFVGDLDTVVTDDRLEDFFLKKYRSVKGGKVMYDESGDSRGYGFVRFGDEAEQKRALLEMQGAVGLGTRAIKVSHATPKNKTTDQTSTTQSYSTSSQWWQQYQDYNQYYQQYYNYYNYQQQQQQQQQQQNYYTTAQQSQQYSAQTATSPAYQNKRSDKFEDPGGSINIAVENAIYMAEHSGFIDDFVDCHWQPLDTITSKIPELTTT